A DNA window from Xiphias gladius isolate SHS-SW01 ecotype Sanya breed wild chromosome 3, ASM1685928v1, whole genome shotgun sequence contains the following coding sequences:
- the ube2z gene encoding ubiquitin-conjugating enzyme E2 Z yields MADSFGEESSGGALGLGVTGQGSGASLQPTLANSLQGGNAAATGVHSGSNPASPPPAAAAQSGLTAVVAPMSAVTATPIGFGNTFTPGTSPPVVAVSPTVHASSPLPGIGLGVAGVAGAGLLSQIHATSWDPTLSTDWDNEKASQQCILRIKRDIMSIYKEPPPGMFVVPDPQDMTKIHALITGPFDTPYEGGFFLFLFRCPPDYPIHPPRVKLITTGHNTVRFNPNFYRNGKVCLSILGTWTGPAWSPAQSISSVLISIQSLMTENPYHNEPGFEQERHPGDSKNYNECIRHETMRVAVCDMLEGKVPCPEALWSVMEKSFLEYYDFYEGVCKERLHLQGQNMQDPFGEKRGRFDYQGLLARLSATHRRIREKSLAEEDRNDEESDSDTSSSGTDPDSQGSSQP; encoded by the exons ATGGCGGACAGCTTTGGAGAAGAGTCCAGCGGCGGCGCCCTCGGCTTAGGCGTTACCGGTCAGGGCAGCGGAGCTTCGTTGCAGCCGACTTTGGCCAATTCTCTCCAGGGGGGGAACGCGGCAGCCACCGGTGTTCACTCCGGCTCCAACCcggcctctcctcctcctgctgcggCCGCGCAGAGTGGCTTAACCGCTGTGGTGGCCCCTATGTCCGCTGTCACTGCTACACCCATCGGTTTTGGGAACACATTCACCCCCGGCACCTCGCCACCAGTCGTAGCCGTGTCTCCAACCGTACACGCCTCCTCGCCTCTCCCCGGTATAGGGCTAGGGGTGGCCGGCGTGGCAGGAGCGGGCCTCCTGTCTCAAATCCACGCCACTTCCTGGGACCCGACCCTCAGTACGGACTGGGACAACGAGAAGGCTTCCCAGCAGTGCATCCTGAGGATAAAGAG gGATATCATGTCCATCTACAAGGAACCTCCACCAGGGATGTTTGTTGTCCCTGATCCTCAAGACATGACCAAG ATCCATGCCCTGATAACAGGGCCATTTGACACACCATATGAGGGCggcttctttctcttcctgttccGCTGCCCCCCCGACTACCCCATCCACCCACCCCGGGTCAAACTCATCACCACGGGACACAACACTGTACGCTTCAACCCCAACTTCTACCGTAATGGCAAGGTTTGCCTCAGCATCCTGGG AACATGGACAGGCCCAGCATGGAGTCCGGCCCAGAGTATCTCATCTGTCCTCATCTCTATCCAGTCTCTAATGACGGAGAACCCCTATCACAATGAACCTGGCTTTGAACAG gAGCGCCATCCAGGAGACAGTAAGAACTACAACGAGTGTATCCGCCATGAAACCATGAGGGTGGCTGTGTGTGACATGCTGGAAGGGAAAGTGCCTTGCCCTGAAGCTCTGTG GAGTGTGATGGAAAAGTCCTTCCTAGAATACTATGATTTCTACGAAGGAGTCTGCAAAGAGAGACTGCATCTACAGGGACAGAACATGCAG GACCCATTTGGCGAGAAGCGAGGTCGTTTCGACTACCAGGGTCTACTGGCTCGCCTCAGTGCCACTCACAGGCGAATACGGGAGAAAAGCCTGGCGGAGGAAGACCGCAATGATGAAGAATCAGACTCAGACACCAGCTCCTCAGGGACGGACCCTGACAGCCAGGGTAGCTCCCAGCCCTGA